In the genome of Dama dama isolate Ldn47 chromosome 33, ASM3311817v1, whole genome shotgun sequence, the window ACTGAAGCACAACTGGGGAGACCACAAGCTTTGTGCACACAGTTCACGCGGGGTCAGGAGACCTGCGAAGTGGGATGAATTCCGGGAGCGCCATTCAGAACCAGATGTGGTCCCAGGGAGGCTCCGGGAGTGCCCTGGCTGTCACAATGCAGTTGCAGCTCATGGAAGTGAAGACAGGATAGCCCCGGGCCTCTCCTCCAAAGTGTGATGGGTGTCTTTTTCACCCTGTTGTGATTACTCCAGTGACATGTTCCTGTTCTGCTCTGAAGAAATTGGTCAGAACAATCCTGCATTTCTTTCTGCTGGCATATGTGCCTTTGGACTCATGGACAGAGTTCTTTGGATTATGGtttaattattgatttttatgAATGTGGATCTGATTTTACCAAGATCTTTTTTGTGAATGTTCGCACTGTTCTGCACTTCCCCCCTCACTTTTCTCTTTCCACCTCCTACCCCTCTGCCATATGATCTTATTGGTGAGCAAAGACCTGCTCTTGTTAATCTGTCACCGTTTATGCATGctttggggcttcccgggtggcactggtggtaaagaacccacctgcaatgcaggagacatgaaagacacaggttcaagtcctgcgtcagggagatcccctgaaggaaggcctggcagcccactccagtgttcttgcctagagaatcccgcgggcagaggaagctggtgggctacagtccagtgtcacagagggtcagacgtgactgaagaaGCTTAGCGCACATACGTGTATATATTTTGGAAGGTATGAGACTCACAAGCACAGTGATCATTTCTATTCATTTGAAAGTTCAGCAGAGTAGCATCTGTATGTTTTATGAAGTTGCCTGTGTGGGAACCCACAGGATGCCAGAGGTGAACACTTCTTTACTGCCCTTTCTGCTGCTATCATCAGAATCATAAATTATCATCAGAAAAAGGCTAGTTGTGGCACCAAGTCACatcaatttcattaaaaaaatggcaATTAGTAGCTTATTTTAGAAGTATAACTTTTATTTAGatagaattataatttttttaaaaagcttgcaTTCATAAAGCATTCGTTCATTGTAAATATTCACTATATTTATTTGAGAACAAGGACCTGGTATTGTGAGCATGTACGGTTATGTATCTGAGTCTGGGGTAACACGCTCCTCTTGTCCTGTCTGAGCATCATGACCTCAGTAGCTGCTCATTTCTCTGTGTGCTCCTTCTGTTTCTACATGTCTATGCTTAATATTACTTTATCCAGCTGCTTTCACTAGCAATTTGTTGAGCTTCTAGCCTGTACTTCTAACTGTGGACTCTGTAGTCATTGGTCTCTCTATATTCATATCTTGGGACAGTGGAAGTCGCCAGGAGCAACAATTGACCTTCCTGTGTTATTGCCTATGATAACAACTTGCATGGTGACTTAAGATATTGGTGTGAAACCTTTGGCTCCGGTTCCAAAATAAATTTGTTCTTCAGAGATTGTATTTCTATAAACGCTTCTCCTTCCCCATAATTGTCTAGTGCTAAGCCAAGTagtgatttgtttttttcttttcattaaaatttttaaatcctaTGTTACATTTGATAGGAGTACATTTCATGCAGGAAATGGGCTTAATTGAAAACTGACCTAGAAAACTCTAAGGATTTAGGTA includes:
- the LOC133050782 gene encoding LOW QUALITY PROTEIN: CDC42 small effector protein 2-like (The sequence of the model RefSeq protein was modified relative to this genomic sequence to represent the inferred CDS: inserted 2 bases in 1 codon; substituted 1 base at 1 genomic stop codon), with product MSELWLCFNCCILSXSKRGQQIDXSTTGETTSFVHTVHAGSGDLRSGMNSGSAIQNQMWSQGGSGSALAVTMQLQLMEVKTG